The Streptomyces taklimakanensis nucleotide sequence GCCCGGCCCGGCGACCGTGCGCACCACCACCGTCCGCACCGGCCGCACCCTCTCCACCGGCACCGCCTCCCTCGTCCAGGTCGACGAGGAGGGACGGGAGGTCGAGCGCGTCCGCGTCCTGGCGAGCCACGGCGACCTGACCGCGCTGCCCGACGACGTCCGCACCAGCGCCAAACCGCCGCAGATCCCGCCGTACGAACGGTGCCTCGGTGCGAAGGACGGCATGGACCCGGCGGCCGTTCCGCCCCTCACCCACCAGGTGGACCTGCGGCTGGACCCCGCCACCGTCGGTTGGGCCCTCGGCGCGCCCAGCGGACGCGGCGAGATGCGCGGCTGGTTCGGTCTCGCCGACGGCCGTGACCACGACCCGCTCTCCCTGCTGCTGGCGGTGGACGCCCTGCCGCCCACCGCCTTCGAGCTGGGGCTGTCCGGCTGGGTGCCCACCGTGGAGCTCACCGTGCACGTCCGACACCGCCCCGC carries:
- a CDS encoding thioesterase family protein, encoding MTEATIGASAFDRDTAVTARGGGVYDADLSAQWTIGHAVNGGYLLALLGRALGDALPHPDPFTVTAHYLTASRPGPATVRTTTVRTGRTLSTGTASLVQVDEEGREVERVRVLASHGDLTALPDDVRTSAKPPQIPPYERCLGAKDGMDPAAVPPLTHQVDLRLDPATVGWALGAPSGRGEMRGWFGLADGRDHDPLSLLLAVDALPPTAFELGLSGWVPTVELTVHVRHRPAPGPVRVAITTRNLAGGFLEEDAEVWDSQDRLVAQSRQLARALSD